The Sphingomonas telluris genome includes a window with the following:
- a CDS encoding fatty acid desaturase, giving the protein MGATPANRYWLSLLLAVPAAGLLVRLFIIQHDCGHGSFFRSRSANDHLGRLLSVLTLTPYGSWAQGHAAHHASTGNLDRRGRGDVETWTVEEYWAASSLKRVLYRLYRNPLVMVGFGAPINFIILQRLPSHDNKDSRRSILGLNLALVVTFGIACFSFGAVHVLKIYLPVIIIAAWVGNWLFYVQHQFHAADWERDHDWNFHAASLNGSSHFKLPPILGWFSGNIGIHHVHHLCSRVPNYHLQACVDAAPELIPIVNVVTLRESLGCWRLALWDERRRSLVSFRDALPEVSQ; this is encoded by the coding sequence ATGGGCGCCACTCCGGCGAATCGCTACTGGCTTTCCCTGTTACTAGCAGTGCCGGCGGCGGGATTGCTCGTGAGGCTTTTCATCATTCAGCACGATTGCGGACATGGTTCCTTCTTTCGCTCGCGATCCGCTAACGACCACTTGGGGCGACTGCTTTCCGTGCTAACTCTGACGCCCTACGGTAGTTGGGCTCAGGGTCATGCGGCGCACCATGCGTCGACTGGGAATTTGGATCGACGTGGCCGCGGTGACGTGGAGACCTGGACAGTCGAGGAGTATTGGGCAGCCAGCTCGTTGAAGCGGGTATTGTATCGGCTCTACCGCAATCCGCTCGTGATGGTCGGCTTTGGAGCCCCGATCAACTTCATTATCCTGCAGAGATTGCCCTCGCACGATAATAAGGATTCACGCCGCAGCATTCTTGGCCTCAATCTTGCGCTGGTCGTCACCTTCGGCATTGCATGCTTTTCGTTCGGCGCCGTTCACGTGCTGAAGATCTATCTGCCGGTGATCATTATCGCTGCGTGGGTCGGCAACTGGCTGTTCTATGTCCAGCACCAATTCCACGCCGCAGACTGGGAACGTGATCACGACTGGAACTTCCATGCCGCTTCGTTGAACGGCAGCTCACATTTCAAGCTCCCGCCGATTCTCGGCTGGTTTTCGGGGAACATCGGCATTCACCATGTGCACCACCTTTGCAGCCGGGTTCCGAATTATCATCTTCAGGCCTGCGTGGACGCGGCCCCTGAGCTGATTCCCATCGTCAACGTTGTCACTCTGCGGGAGAGCCTGGGATGCTGGCGCCTGGCGCTGTGGGATGAGCGGCGCCGGTCGTTGGTGAGTTTTCGAGACGCGCTGCCTGAAGTTAGCCAATAG
- a CDS encoding Flp family type IVb pilin has product MAKFINMLRDESGASAAEYALILAIVGSAIALAAIFLGGTISSALNESSTCIRTNGSTCN; this is encoded by the coding sequence ATGGCTAAGTTCATCAACATGCTGCGGGACGAGTCCGGCGCTTCGGCCGCCGAATACGCGCTCATTCTTGCGATCGTCGGTTCTGCGATTGCACTGGCGGCTATCTTCCTGGGTGGCACGATCTCGTCGGCTCTCAACGAATCGAGCACCTGCATCCGCACCAACGGCAGCACTTGTAATTAA